In Rhizobium sp. ZPR4, a genomic segment contains:
- the glgX gene encoding glycogen debranching protein GlgX, with protein MSEPTPRSLGATLTDTGVEFAVWSRNAKRIELCVFDAEGKKEVLRLPMTRDGDEHRLFVKNAKQGMRYGLRAHGTYDPDEGLWFDPSKLLVDPYAVEIDRPFRYDQRLRVFGEDTQDLMPKAIVSCDVVVKPAKPLFQPGGLIYEVAIKPFTILHPDVPAEKRGTLGALAHPSIIAHLKRLQVNAVELMPITAWIDERHLPPLGLTNGWGYNPVAFMALDPRLAPGGMKELRETVAALHAEGIAVILDLVFNHTGESDRQGPTLSLRGLDNPTYFRSLPDQPGTLVNDTGTGNTVACDQPAVRKLIVDSLNHFVRNAGIDGFRFDLATVIGRNGKGFDPDSMTLRTMLADDVLRDRIMIAEPWDIGPGGYQLGNFPAPFLEWNDRARDDLRRFWRGDAGVGDLATVLAGSSSIFGRSGRSQTRSVNFLAAHDGFTLMDLVSYENKHNEANGENNRDGHNENFSWNNGVEGRTDDLVIRDKRRNDIEAMLSTLFATRGTIMLTAGDEGGRSQQGNNNAYCQDNAITWMDWTALDEELIGHTAWLAGLRRRFAAFDTMDFFRGDGDVLWFSGAGTPMTVPDWEAPRADVLGMALRTQDRATGRSTRLAMVFNRAADERSITLPTSESGDWSELTTAGETPAGEQITVAARSVAFLLEN; from the coding sequence ATGTCAGAACCGACACCCCGTTCCCTCGGCGCGACCCTTACCGATACCGGTGTTGAATTTGCCGTCTGGTCCAGGAATGCCAAGCGGATCGAACTCTGCGTGTTCGACGCGGAGGGAAAAAAGGAAGTCCTGCGCCTGCCGATGACGCGCGACGGCGACGAGCACCGTCTTTTCGTCAAGAACGCCAAGCAGGGCATGCGCTATGGCCTGCGCGCCCATGGTACCTATGATCCTGACGAGGGCCTGTGGTTCGATCCGTCCAAGTTGCTTGTCGATCCCTATGCGGTCGAAATCGACAGGCCGTTCCGATATGACCAACGCCTCCGAGTCTTCGGCGAAGACACGCAGGACCTCATGCCGAAGGCGATCGTCTCGTGCGATGTCGTCGTCAAACCGGCCAAGCCTCTGTTTCAACCTGGCGGCCTGATCTACGAAGTCGCCATAAAGCCCTTCACCATACTGCATCCGGATGTGCCGGCTGAGAAACGGGGCACGCTCGGTGCCCTCGCCCATCCCTCGATCATCGCGCATCTCAAGCGCCTGCAGGTGAACGCCGTCGAGCTCATGCCGATCACCGCATGGATCGACGAACGGCATCTGCCGCCACTCGGCCTCACCAACGGCTGGGGCTACAATCCTGTCGCCTTCATGGCGCTCGACCCGCGTCTCGCGCCCGGCGGCATGAAGGAACTGCGCGAGACCGTCGCCGCCCTCCACGCCGAGGGCATCGCCGTCATCCTCGATCTTGTCTTCAACCATACCGGCGAAAGCGATCGCCAAGGCCCGACGCTGTCCCTGCGCGGCCTCGACAATCCCACCTATTTCCGCAGCTTGCCGGATCAGCCCGGCACGCTGGTCAACGATACCGGCACCGGCAACACCGTCGCCTGCGATCAGCCGGCTGTACGCAAGCTCATCGTCGACAGCCTCAACCATTTCGTCCGCAATGCCGGCATCGACGGTTTCCGCTTCGATCTCGCGACCGTGATCGGCCGCAATGGCAAGGGTTTCGATCCAGACAGCATGACGCTGCGCACCATGCTGGCGGATGACGTACTCAGGGATCGGATCATGATCGCTGAGCCCTGGGACATCGGTCCCGGCGGCTATCAGCTCGGGAATTTTCCCGCGCCGTTCCTCGAATGGAACGACCGCGCCCGCGACGACCTGCGCCGCTTCTGGCGAGGTGACGCCGGCGTCGGCGACCTTGCAACCGTACTTGCCGGCTCCTCCTCCATCTTCGGCCGCAGCGGCCGCTCGCAGACGCGCAGCGTCAACTTCCTTGCCGCTCACGATGGCTTCACGCTGATGGACCTCGTTTCCTACGAGAACAAGCACAACGAGGCCAATGGCGAGAACAATCGCGACGGTCACAACGAGAACTTCTCCTGGAACAACGGCGTCGAAGGCAGAACGGACGATCTGGTCATCCGAGACAAGCGCCGCAACGACATAGAAGCCATGCTGTCGACGCTCTTTGCCACGCGCGGCACGATCATGCTGACGGCAGGCGACGAAGGCGGGCGCAGCCAGCAGGGCAACAACAACGCCTATTGCCAGGACAATGCCATCACCTGGATGGACTGGACGGCGCTGGACGAGGAGCTGATCGGCCACACGGCCTGGCTTGCCGGCCTGCGCCGCCGCTTCGCCGCCTTTGACACTATGGACTTCTTCCGCGGCGACGGCGACGTGCTCTGGTTCTCGGGCGCGGGAACGCCGATGACCGTGCCGGATTGGGAAGCGCCAAGGGCGGACGTGCTTGGCATGGCGCTGCGAACGCAGGATCGCGCAACAGGCCGATCGACGCGGCTCGCAATGGTGTTCAATCGCGCCGCGGACGAACGCTCCATCACATTGCCGACCTCGGAGAGCGGCGACTGGTCTGAGCTGACGACGGCAGGCGAAACACCGGCCGGAGAGCAGATCACCGTAGCCGCCCGCTCCGTCGCCTTCCTTCTTGAAAACTGA
- a CDS encoding MaoC family dehydratase, which produces MPSEISLVEIMKLAGTEIGVSDWIIVDQTMIDTFADSTLDHQFIHVDPERARTETPYGGTIAHGFLTLSLLSAMNYSGLPKIREQTMGINYGFEKIRFMSPVKCGARVRGRFALAETRLRGANMLMLTYDVTVEIENERKPALTATWTTISQFDPKDRPEEA; this is translated from the coding sequence ATGCCCAGCGAAATTTCGCTTGTTGAGATCATGAAACTTGCGGGAACGGAGATCGGCGTTTCCGACTGGATCATCGTTGACCAGACGATGATCGACACCTTTGCCGATTCGACACTCGATCATCAGTTCATCCACGTCGACCCCGAGCGCGCCAGGACGGAAACGCCCTATGGCGGCACGATTGCCCACGGCTTCCTCACGCTCTCGCTACTCTCGGCAATGAACTACAGCGGCCTGCCGAAAATCCGCGAGCAGACCATGGGCATCAACTATGGCTTCGAGAAGATCCGCTTTATGTCGCCGGTCAAGTGCGGCGCGCGGGTGCGCGGGCGTTTCGCCCTCGCCGAAACGCGACTGCGCGGCGCCAACATGCTGATGCTCACCTATGATGTGACCGTCGAGATCGAAAACGAGCGCAAACCGGCACTGACTGCGACATGGACGACCATATCGCAATTCGATCCGAAGGATCGGCCGGAAGAGGCTTAG
- a CDS encoding sarcosine oxidase subunit gamma, translating to MVDLATRKLPLAGRHGGSSTVRLTPAAPASRISLRAPGDSLGSLSQALGLQLPTRPKTSASNNGRHALWLGPDEWLVIDENGADLVGVAASSGALHSATDVSHRNTAIIVSGASAEATLAAGCPQDVSMGAFPVGACSRTLLGKAEVVILRLDEETFRIEVWRSFSDFAFGLLAEGAEDAGL from the coding sequence ATGGTTGATCTCGCTACCCGCAAACTGCCGCTCGCCGGCCGCCACGGCGGTTCTTCGACCGTCCGGCTGACGCCCGCGGCCCCCGCAAGCCGCATTTCGCTGCGTGCGCCTGGCGACTCCCTGGGCAGTCTTTCGCAGGCGCTCGGCCTGCAGCTGCCGACCCGGCCGAAGACCTCGGCCAGCAATAACGGACGTCATGCCCTGTGGCTCGGCCCGGACGAATGGCTTGTCATCGATGAAAACGGCGCCGATCTGGTCGGCGTGGCCGCATCGTCCGGTGCTCTGCACTCTGCGACGGATGTCTCGCATCGCAATACCGCTATTATCGTGTCCGGCGCCAGCGCAGAAGCAACGCTTGCCGCCGGCTGCCCGCAGGACGTTTCTATGGGAGCATTTCCCGTCGGCGCCTGCTCGCGCACGCTCCTTGGCAAGGCGGAAGTCGTGATCTTGCGGCTCGATGAAGAGACATTCCGCATCGAAGTCTGGCGCTCCTTCTCCGACTTCGCTTTCGGTCTTCTGGCCGAAGGCGCGGAGGATGCAGGCCTTTAG
- a CDS encoding sarcosine oxidase subunit alpha: MSGANRIAGKGRLTPARTARFTFDGKSYTALEGDSVASALLANGVHLVGRSFKYHRPRGILSAGAEEPNALLDISRDAARRQPNVRASVQEVFDGMKAQSQNRWPSLAFDIGGVNNLMSPFFAAGFYYKTFMWPKSAWKHIYEPFIRRAAGLGVAPTEEDPDHYASRYAHCDVLVVGAGIAGLSAALAAAETGAKVILCDEQPEVGGALRFDTGVKIDGVEGYDWAQGVVAKLKAMPNVEVLTRTTAFGYYNHNFFGLAERVTDHLAKPGRDLPRERLWQVRAKRAILATGAIERHMVFPNNDRPGIMLASAARAYLNHYGVAVGAKIGVYTAHDSAYEAAFDLKRAGVSVAAIVDSRARPGEAVLAEAKRLGIEVMTDYAVVDTAGKLRVSSMTVSRNGSSATRKIPVDALLVSAGWTPSVHLFSQSRGKLKFDAEKQRFLPGTYVQDCLSVGACNGTDGLQAAIEESLAAGELMARATGATNGGEKIQLHAEQAFEWTGGMIGVAEGAGPDTNAKAFVDFQHDVCAKDIRLAVREGMHSIEHIKRFTTNGMASDQGKLSNMHGLAIAAEMLGKDIPQVGLTTFRAPYTPVTYGTLISHSRGSLFDPTRKTPMHAWEEAHGAIFEDVGNWKRAWFYPRAGETMHQAVNRECRTARDVAGVFDASTLGKIEVVGPDAAEFLNLIYTNAWDTLKPGRCRYGIMTREDGFVYDDGVVGRLAEDRFHVTTTTGGAPRVLHHMEDYLQTEFPHLKVWLTSTTEQWAVIAVQGPKAREIIEPLVEGQDLSNEAFPHMSVAECKVCGVPARLFRVSFTGEVGYEINVPADYGQSVWEAVWARAEPLGACAYGTETMHVLRAEKGYIIVGQDTDGTVTPDDAGLAWAVSKKKTDFVGIRGLKRPDLVKEGRKQLVGLVTRDPKVVLEEGAQVVADPNEQKPMTMLGHVTSAYWSENLGRSIAFALVAGGRERMGKTLYVPMPDKTISVEVTDLVFFDKEGGRING, encoded by the coding sequence ATGAGCGGCGCCAATCGTATCGCGGGCAAGGGACGTCTGACGCCGGCCAGAACCGCTCGCTTCACTTTTGACGGCAAGAGCTATACCGCGCTGGAGGGCGATAGCGTCGCCTCGGCGTTGCTCGCCAATGGCGTCCATCTCGTCGGCCGGTCCTTCAAGTATCACCGTCCGCGCGGCATCCTGTCAGCCGGGGCGGAGGAGCCGAACGCGCTGCTCGATATCTCCCGCGATGCGGCGCGGCGACAGCCGAACGTGCGCGCCAGCGTCCAGGAAGTCTTCGACGGCATGAAGGCGCAGTCACAGAACCGCTGGCCGTCGCTCGCCTTCGACATCGGCGGCGTCAACAATCTGATGTCGCCCTTCTTTGCTGCCGGCTTCTACTACAAGACCTTCATGTGGCCGAAGTCGGCCTGGAAGCACATCTACGAGCCCTTCATCCGTCGCGCCGCCGGTCTCGGCGTTGCTCCGACGGAGGAGGATCCGGATCATTACGCCAGCCGCTATGCCCATTGCGACGTGCTCGTCGTCGGCGCCGGCATTGCCGGTCTTTCGGCGGCGCTTGCCGCTGCCGAAACCGGCGCCAAGGTCATCCTCTGCGATGAGCAGCCGGAAGTCGGCGGCGCGCTGCGCTTTGACACCGGCGTCAAGATCGACGGCGTCGAGGGCTATGACTGGGCGCAGGGTGTCGTCGCCAAGCTCAAGGCAATGCCGAATGTTGAGGTGCTGACCCGCACGACCGCCTTCGGCTATTACAATCACAATTTCTTCGGCCTTGCCGAGCGTGTCACGGACCATCTGGCAAAGCCGGGCCGCGATCTGCCGCGCGAACGCCTTTGGCAGGTCCGCGCCAAGCGCGCCATCCTCGCGACAGGCGCCATCGAACGCCACATGGTGTTTCCGAACAACGATCGCCCGGGCATCATGTTGGCCTCGGCTGCGCGTGCCTATCTCAACCATTATGGCGTCGCGGTCGGCGCCAAGATCGGCGTCTATACGGCGCATGATTCCGCCTATGAGGCTGCCTTCGATCTGAAGCGCGCCGGCGTTTCCGTCGCCGCCATCGTCGACAGCCGCGCTCGTCCCGGCGAGGCCGTGCTGGCAGAGGCAAAGCGGCTGGGCATCGAAGTGATGACCGACTATGCCGTTGTCGATACGGCCGGTAAGCTGCGCGTTTCCTCCATGACGGTTTCGCGCAACGGCAGCTCCGCCACCCGCAAGATCCCCGTGGATGCCCTGCTGGTTTCGGCCGGTTGGACTCCTTCCGTTCATCTCTTCTCGCAATCGCGCGGCAAGCTGAAATTCGATGCCGAGAAGCAGCGCTTCCTGCCGGGCACCTATGTCCAGGACTGCCTTTCCGTCGGCGCCTGCAACGGCACGGACGGGCTGCAGGCCGCGATCGAGGAATCACTTGCCGCCGGCGAGCTGATGGCGCGCGCCACCGGTGCTACCAATGGCGGTGAGAAGATCCAGCTTCACGCCGAGCAGGCATTCGAATGGACCGGCGGCATGATCGGTGTGGCCGAAGGCGCCGGACCGGACACGAATGCCAAGGCTTTCGTCGATTTCCAGCACGATGTCTGCGCTAAGGATATCCGCCTTGCCGTGCGCGAGGGCATGCATTCCATCGAGCATATCAAGCGCTTTACCACCAACGGTATGGCGTCCGACCAGGGCAAGCTTTCCAACATGCATGGGCTGGCGATTGCTGCCGAAATGCTCGGCAAGGATATCCCGCAGGTCGGTCTCACCACCTTCCGTGCACCCTATACGCCCGTCACCTACGGCACGCTGATCAGCCATTCGCGTGGATCGCTCTTCGATCCCACCCGCAAGACGCCGATGCATGCCTGGGAAGAGGCGCATGGCGCCATCTTCGAAGATGTCGGCAACTGGAAGCGCGCCTGGTTCTATCCGCGTGCCGGCGAGACCATGCATCAGGCCGTCAATCGCGAGTGCCGCACGGCGCGCGACGTGGCCGGCGTGTTCGATGCCTCGACGCTCGGCAAGATCGAAGTGGTCGGGCCTGATGCGGCCGAGTTCCTGAACCTGATCTACACCAATGCCTGGGATACGCTGAAGCCCGGCCGTTGCCGCTACGGCATCATGACCCGCGAGGACGGCTTCGTTTATGACGATGGCGTCGTCGGGCGTCTGGCCGAGGATCGCTTCCATGTGACGACGACGACCGGCGGTGCGCCGCGCGTGCTGCATCATATGGAAGACTATCTGCAGACCGAATTCCCGCATCTAAAGGTGTGGCTGACGTCGACCACCGAGCAATGGGCCGTCATCGCCGTGCAGGGTCCGAAGGCGCGCGAGATCATCGAGCCGCTCGTTGAGGGCCAGGATCTGTCCAACGAGGCCTTCCCGCATATGAGTGTCGCCGAGTGCAAGGTCTGCGGCGTGCCGGCGCGGCTGTTCCGTGTCTCCTTCACCGGTGAAGTCGGCTACGAAATCAACGTGCCGGCCGATTACGGCCAGTCGGTTTGGGAAGCCGTCTGGGCGCGCGCCGAGCCGCTGGGCGCTTGCGCCTACGGCACCGAGACCATGCACGTGCTGCGCGCCGAGAAGGGCTACATCATCGTCGGCCAGGACACCGACGGCACCGTCACGCCTGACGATGCCGGCCTTGCCTGGGCCGTTTCCAAGAAGAAGACCGATTTCGTCGGTATCCGCGGCCTGAAGCGACCGGATCTCGTCAAGGAAGGACGCAAGCAGCTCGTCGGTCTCGTGACCCGCGATCCGAAGGTGGTGCTGGAGGAAGGCGCGCAGGTCGTCGCCGATCCGAATGAGCAGAAGCCGATGACCATGCTCGGCCATGTCACCTCGGCCTATTGGTCGGAAAATCTCGGCCGCTCCATCGCCTTTGCGCTGGTTGCCGGCGGTCGCGAGCGCATGGGCAAGACACTCTATGTGCCGATGCCCGACAAGACGATATCAGTCGAGGTGACGGATCTGGTGTTCTTTGACAAGGAAGGAGGCCGGATCAATGGTTGA
- a CDS encoding sarcosine oxidase subunit delta, whose protein sequence is MLLIYCPYCEEERSELEFRNAGDAHIVRPANIAGISDEEFEEYFFLRDNPKGLIFERWRHIHGCGRFFNAARDTVSDHFYRTYKAGEPKPDPATLRPGASEPAAQQQNEQEQTAQTEGFAE, encoded by the coding sequence ATGCTGCTGATTTACTGCCCCTATTGCGAGGAAGAGCGCTCGGAACTCGAATTCCGCAACGCCGGTGACGCGCACATCGTGCGGCCGGCCAATATTGCCGGGATCTCGGACGAGGAGTTCGAGGAATATTTCTTCCTGCGCGACAATCCGAAGGGCCTGATCTTCGAGCGCTGGCGGCACATCCATGGCTGCGGCCGCTTCTTCAATGCGGCGCGCGACACGGTGAGCGATCATTTCTACCGCACTTACAAGGCTGGCGAGCCGAAGCCCGATCCGGCGACGCTGCGGCCAGGTGCTTCCGAGCCGGCGGCGCAGCAACAGAACGAACAAGAACAGACGGCACAAACAGAGGGATTTGCTGAATGA
- a CDS encoding sarcosine oxidase subunit beta family protein, producing MRKYSVFAVAREAMRAHKGWEAQWTSPEPRKEYDVIIVGAGGHGLGAAYYLAKEHGITNVAVIEKGWLGGGNTGRNTTIIRSNYLYEESMHIYEHSMKLWEGLSQDLNYNVMYSPRGVMMLSHNVHDQQSFKRHIHANRLYGIDNEWLTPEQAKAYCPPLDISKTARYPINGAALQRRGGTARHDAVAWGFARAASDRGVHIIQNCEVTGIRRAPDGRVTGVETSKGFIGAKKVGVSAAGHTTVVMQMAGVRVPLQSSPLQALVSEPLKPIFPCVVMSNTVHAYISQSDKGELVIGAGTDQYNSYSQTGGLQIITHTLDAICELFPMFRRVKMMRSWGGIVDNTPDRSAIQSKTPVPGLYVNCGWGTGGFKATPGSANLFAHLIARDEPHKFNAGLTLDRFRTGRLIDEAAAAAVAH from the coding sequence ATGCGTAAATACTCGGTTTTTGCCGTGGCACGGGAAGCGATGCGGGCTCACAAGGGCTGGGAGGCTCAATGGACCTCGCCGGAGCCGCGCAAGGAGTATGACGTCATCATCGTCGGCGCTGGTGGTCATGGCCTGGGTGCGGCCTACTACCTCGCCAAGGAGCATGGCATCACCAATGTCGCCGTCATCGAAAAGGGCTGGCTCGGCGGCGGCAATACCGGCCGCAACACCACCATCATCCGCTCGAACTATCTCTATGAAGAGAGCATGCACATCTACGAGCATTCGATGAAGCTCTGGGAGGGGCTGTCTCAGGATCTCAATTACAATGTTATGTATTCGCCGCGCGGCGTGATGATGCTGTCGCACAATGTACATGACCAGCAGTCCTTCAAGCGGCATATCCATGCCAACCGCCTCTACGGCATCGACAATGAATGGCTGACGCCGGAACAGGCGAAAGCTTATTGTCCGCCGCTCGATATTTCGAAGACGGCGCGCTACCCGATCAACGGCGCTGCCCTGCAGCGTCGCGGCGGCACCGCGCGACACGACGCGGTTGCCTGGGGCTTTGCCCGCGCTGCTTCCGATCGCGGCGTCCACATCATCCAGAATTGCGAAGTGACCGGCATTCGCCGCGCCCCGGATGGCCGCGTCACCGGCGTCGAAACAAGCAAGGGCTTCATCGGCGCTAAGAAGGTCGGCGTTTCCGCCGCCGGCCACACGACGGTTGTCATGCAGATGGCCGGCGTGCGCGTGCCGCTGCAATCGAGCCCGCTGCAGGCGCTGGTCTCCGAACCGCTGAAGCCGATCTTCCCCTGCGTCGTCATGTCGAACACAGTGCATGCCTATATCTCGCAGTCCGACAAGGGCGAGCTCGTCATCGGCGCCGGCACGGACCAGTATAATTCCTACAGCCAGACCGGCGGTCTGCAGATCATCACCCATACGCTGGATGCGATCTGCGAGCTCTTCCCGATGTTCCGCCGCGTGAAGATGATGCGCTCCTGGGGCGGCATCGTCGACAACACGCCGGACCGTTCGGCGATCCAGTCGAAGACGCCGGTACCGGGCCTCTATGTCAATTGCGGCTGGGGCACGGGCGGCTTCAAGGCGACGCCGGGTTCGGCCAATCTCTTTGCCCATCTCATCGCCCGTGACGAGCCGCATAAGTTCAACGCCGGCCTGACGCTGGATCGCTTCCGCACCGGTCGCCTGATCGATGAGGCGGCAGCAGCCGCTGTGGCGCACTGA
- the rpsU gene encoding 30S ribosomal protein S21, with product MQVLVRDNNVDQALRALKKKMQREGIFREMKMRDYYEKPSQKRAREKAEAVRRVRKLARKRAQREGLVAK from the coding sequence GTGCAGGTACTTGTCCGCGATAACAATGTCGACCAGGCTCTCCGCGCTCTCAAGAAGAAGATGCAGCGCGAAGGTATTTTCCGCGAAATGAAGATGCGCGACTACTACGAAAAGCCGTCGCAGAAGCGTGCTCGCGAAAAGGCTGAAGCTGTTCGTCGCGTTCGCAAGCTTGCTCGCAAGCGCGCTCAGCGCGAAGGCCTTGTTGCCAAGTAA
- a CDS encoding tetratricopeptide repeat protein — protein sequence MAMTTSVKFRTSNLSLLVSKRAAALPALAILAAISLSGCQTATTDNVIQIDKAQGSSENISSLTSVINANPQDPEGYNVRGTAYGRGGDFNRALADFNQAIQLNPKFYQAYANRALIYRNMGKLPEAVADYNAALQINGNYDVAYIGRGNLYRQAGRDNDAFNDYSKAISLGTTDGRAYNGRGVIFQKRNQQDKAIDDFSKAISLSPNSPEPYNSRGISYLAQNDDDNAFADFNHAIDLNNKVAESWANQAFVYERKGDKAKARRSYQHAVNLDPNYQPARDGLARVGAGS from the coding sequence ATGGCAATGACGACTTCCGTAAAGTTCCGCACTTCGAACCTCTCCTTACTCGTCTCGAAGCGCGCCGCAGCCCTGCCTGCCTTGGCGATACTTGCCGCAATCAGCCTTTCCGGCTGCCAGACCGCCACCACTGATAACGTGATCCAAATCGACAAGGCGCAAGGCTCTTCGGAAAATATCTCCTCGCTGACGTCTGTCATCAATGCCAATCCGCAGGATCCGGAAGGCTACAATGTGCGTGGCACGGCCTATGGCCGCGGCGGTGATTTCAACCGCGCGCTTGCCGACTTCAATCAGGCGATCCAGCTCAATCCGAAGTTCTATCAGGCCTACGCCAACCGCGCGCTCATCTATCGCAACATGGGCAAGCTGCCTGAAGCGGTCGCGGACTACAATGCCGCGCTGCAGATCAACGGCAATTACGACGTCGCCTATATCGGCCGCGGCAATCTTTACCGCCAGGCCGGCCGCGACAATGATGCCTTCAACGATTATTCCAAGGCCATCAGCCTGGGCACGACGGACGGCCGCGCCTATAACGGTCGTGGCGTGATCTTCCAGAAGCGCAATCAGCAGGATAAGGCGATCGACGATTTCTCGAAGGCGATCTCGCTCTCGCCGAATTCGCCGGAGCCTTACAACAGCCGCGGCATTTCCTATCTCGCGCAGAATGACGACGACAACGCCTTCGCCGATTTCAACCATGCCATCGACCTGAACAACAAGGTCGCCGAATCCTGGGCGAACCAAGCCTTCGTCTATGAGCGCAAGGGTGACAAGGCGAAAGCGCGCCGTTCCTATCAGCACGCGGTCAATCTCGATCCTAACTACCAGCCGGCCAGAGATGGCCTGGCACGTGTCGGCGCCGGCTCCTGA
- a CDS encoding FAD-binding oxidoreductase has protein sequence MPSPQKVIVVGAGIIGASIAWHLSRKGASVMVVAQQTGGVATPNSFAWINASWGNPEFYFQVRRRSMAEWSRLQDALPDIPLSWCGGLCWDLPEAELDAYAAQHHGWGYGIQPVNRATSAMIEPSLANPPDYALHVAEEGAVEPVAAAKLLLEDARRQGAILSSGIEVKGLLREGGRITGIETSEGPMRADHVVLAAGAGTSALAASADILVPLETPPGLIVHSRPVRKMLNGLVMAPELHLRQTVEGRIIAGSDFGGTDPGSDPQAAADDLFARVKTTLKGGEALELDFYTIGYRPTPKDGLPILGGVSAAPGLYLAVLHSGVTLAPLVGLLAAQEIVDGGEAHELAPFRLSRFA, from the coding sequence ATGCCCTCCCCCCAAAAAGTCATCGTCGTCGGCGCCGGAATCATCGGTGCGTCCATCGCCTGGCATCTCAGTCGCAAGGGTGCATCCGTGATGGTGGTCGCTCAGCAGACCGGCGGCGTTGCGACCCCGAACTCCTTCGCCTGGATCAATGCGAGCTGGGGCAATCCGGAATTCTATTTCCAGGTCCGTCGTCGCTCGATGGCTGAATGGTCGAGGCTTCAGGACGCTCTGCCGGATATTCCCTTGTCCTGGTGCGGCGGCCTGTGCTGGGATCTGCCCGAGGCAGAACTCGACGCCTATGCCGCACAACATCATGGCTGGGGCTATGGCATACAGCCGGTCAACCGGGCGACAAGCGCGATGATCGAACCGAGCCTCGCCAATCCACCGGATTATGCCCTGCATGTTGCCGAGGAAGGCGCTGTCGAACCTGTTGCGGCCGCCAAGCTGCTGCTGGAAGACGCCCGCCGTCAGGGCGCGATCCTGTCATCCGGCATCGAGGTCAAGGGCCTGCTTAGAGAGGGCGGGCGAATTACCGGCATCGAAACGAGCGAAGGACCGATGCGCGCCGATCATGTCGTTCTGGCAGCCGGCGCGGGCACGTCAGCACTTGCGGCCTCGGCGGATATTCTCGTGCCACTGGAAACGCCTCCAGGGCTCATCGTTCATTCCCGCCCCGTGCGGAAAATGTTGAATGGTCTGGTAATGGCGCCGGAACTGCATTTGCGCCAGACGGTGGAGGGGCGAATCATCGCCGGCAGTGACTTCGGCGGCACCGATCCCGGCAGCGATCCACAAGCCGCAGCCGACGATCTTTTCGCCAGGGTCAAAACGACATTGAAGGGCGGCGAGGCGCTGGAGCTTGATTTCTACACCATCGGTTATCGCCCGACGCCGAAAGACGGCCTTCCAATTCTGGGCGGTGTCAGTGCGGCACCTGGCCTTTACCTCGCAGTCCTTCACTCCGGCGTTACGCTGGCGCCGCTCGTCGGCCTACTCGCAGCACAAGAGATCGTTGATGGTGGCGAAGCTCACGAACTTGCTCCTTTCCGCCTCTCACGCTTTGCCTAG